From the genome of Papaver somniferum cultivar HN1 chromosome 2, ASM357369v1, whole genome shotgun sequence, one region includes:
- the LOC113351992 gene encoding uncharacterized protein LOC113351992: MHKYNAQYATIEVNGNFLGAQAKINIWKPVTETPSEISVSQIWVTAGDDDVKNTIEAGWIVNDYVYNDDQPRFFIFWTDQIGGHWWVHLQGIAVGYYPSSLFTKLSKTSTRIIFGGEIFNGKSKGQHTSTQMGSGHFPSEGGLKISSYFNWVQVVDENYVTKDPKNVETRVTNSDCYDLKVDDENYDTNGYGFYYGGPGYNEKCR, encoded by the exons atgcATAAATACAATGCCCAGTATGCGACAATTGAGGTGAACGGAAATTTTCTTGGAGCACAAGCAAAGATAAATATTTGGAAACCGGTTACGGAAACACCATCTGAAATAAGTGTATCCCAAATCTGGGTCACAGCCGGTGACGACGACGTAAAAAATACAATTGAAGCCGGATGGATT GTGAACGACTACGTATATAACGACGACCAACCTAGATTTTTTATATTTTGGACG GACCAAATTGGCGGACATTGGTGGGTTCATCTACAAGGCATTGCGGTCGGATATTATCCAAGTTCTCTCTTCACAAAATTATCAAAGACATCAACAAGAATAATTTTTGGTGGAGAAATCTTCAATGGCAAAAGTAAAGGACAACATACTTCGACACAAATGGGTAGCGGTCATTTCCCTTCAGAAGGTGGTTTGAAAATATCGAGTTATTTTAATTGGGTTCAAGTAGTTGATGAAAATTACGTGACCAAGGATCCTAAAAATGTTGAGACAAGAGTTACAAATTCAGACTGCTATGACTTGAAAGTTGACGATGAAAATTATGATACAAATGGATACGGATTTTATTACGGAGGTCCCGGTTATAATGAAAAATGTCGATAA
- the LOC113349176 gene encoding uncharacterized protein LOC113349176: MASMVKLPVIDATPTNFADFGQVIEALPDDGEYGPRDAELDLSHGIPRLYIVHLERKPFRFTKISHHANVTQCLGSIGGHDWYLGVSKASIVKPDEVNENVGQKIVQSKAGHSYVPPPPEDVHIFRFSGPKFVKLHIGTWHVGPLFRGDCMDFYILELSNTDEADHTTHNFKEEDGVVLSFDDQV; encoded by the exons ATGGCATCCATGGTGAAGCTACCTGTCATCGATGCAACGCCAACCAATTTCGCAGATTTTGGTCAAGTTATTGAAGCTCTCCCCGATGACGGTGAATATGGGCCTCGAGATGCTGAGTTAGATCTCAGCCATGGGATTCCAAG GTTATATATAGTGCATCTGGAAAGAAAACCATTTAGGTTTACGAAAATTTCTCATCATGCTAATGTTACTCAATGCCTCGGTTCAATTGGTGGTCATGATTGGTATCTTGGAGTTTCTAAGGCATCTATTGTTAAACCTGATGAAGTTAATGAAAACGTAGGACAGAAAATTGTGCAATCAAAAGCTGGCCATTCTTATGTTCCTCCTCCACCTGAGGATGTTCATATTTTCCGATTTTCGGGTCCAAAGTTTGTGAAGCTTCATATTGGGACATGGCATGTCGGACCTTTGTTCAGAGGGGACTGTATGGATTTTTACATTCTAGAGCTCAGCAATACTGAT GAAGCGGATCACACGACGCACAacttcaaggaagaagatggagtagTCCTTTCGTTTGATGATCAGGTGTAG
- the LOC113351990 gene encoding uncharacterized protein LOC113351990: protein MQRGRNIFMELSRLEMVLQYHICFFADDILLFLRADKFELKYAQDLLLRFSRASGQIVNPLKIGITFSKSISRCRQNDIADLLQMKTMKLSDRYLGVPLFLNRSKVLSFQPLIDQMQRKLDGWKEKLIPQARRAVQIQAVLNSVALYQMSCFPIPNATIRKLNTLQRRYWWGHHPNQKGLNPRAWNKIFLPNRFGGLEFKNLEKFNLALLAKMAWRLVTQPDLLSSRVIKSKYFPKHKPLHAILRRKGTWIWNDICKGLKIVKQYHIWEVVSGEDISIWQDRWIESESQFLQKPTDYHLQDYNQVSQLIDHYNNEWDDSALAELFSQDQIDIIHKIRIPATGTDAIKWSLTTSGHFTTKSTYSALLKAQCNSSQQEQRQWLRVWHLNVFPKFKFFIWKCLHDILPFKSYLYRFGVVSDMLCPLCGLADKTLDHLFYHCDFARAVWFDLCPQVFSALACFHSLRYWIMHWFSSKLTSDLNDLYRIYIIVMWQIWKARCKASFENVQQNPLIVIQRINSQLQYLQQTSIFYQHLAKTSCTVPTNLNRFLLKAKDLAQLSDYSLIFGDASMRNSSFIAGCGAVWYKPNGIFEKAKCWTINASSVIAAEAQAITHAMEWAQQKQLQRIIVVSDNQALVNAINGAACYICWTHISYVTNCKNDMSSFHSPYCKYVPRKLNRAADALARLARKSNVIKEWELQPPNTISLFPFCNF from the coding sequence ATGCAGAGAGGAAGAAACATATTCATGGAGTTAAGCCGGCTCGAAATGGTCCTTCAATATCACATTtgtttttttgctgatgatatcttATTATTTCTTAGGGCAGATAAATTTGAACTCAAGTATGCCCAAGACCTTTTATTGAGATTTAGTCGAGCTTCTGGTCAGATTGTAAACCCTCTGAAAATTGGCATTACTTTTAGTAAAAGTATCTCTAGGTGTCGACAAAACGATATAGCTGACTTACTTCAAATGAAAACTATGAAACTTTCTGATAGATACTTAGGTGTACCGTTGTTTTTGAATAGATCTAAAGTTCTTAGTTTTCAGCCACTTATAGATCAAATGCAACGTAAGCTAGATGGCTGGAAGGAAAAACTCATTCCTCAGGCGAGGAGAGCTGTTCAGATTCAGGCGGTTTTAAATTCTGTAGCTTTGTATCAAATGTCGTGTTTCCCCATACCGAATGCTACTATTAGGAAACTGAATACTCTACAGCGTCGCTATTGGTGGGGACATCATCCAAATCAGAAAGGTTTAAACCCTAGAGCTTGGAATAAAATTTTTTTACCCAATAGATTTGGGGGTTTAGAgttcaaaaatttggaaaaattcAATTTGGCTCTTTTAGCCAAAATGGCTTGGAGACTAGTTACTCAGCCTGATCTTTTGTCGTCTAGAGTTATCAAATCTAAGTACTTCCCAAAGCATAAACCTTTGCATGCTATTCTTAGGAGGAAGGGTACTTGGATATGGAACGACATCTGTAAAGGTCTTAAGATTGTCAAGCAATATCACATATGGGAGGTTGTTTCGGGAGAAGATATCAGCATTTGGCAAGACAGATGGATTGAATCTGAATCTCAGTTTCTTCAAAAGCCTACTGATTACCATTTGCAAGATTATAACCAAGTTTCTCAACTGATTGATCACTACAATAATGAATGGGATGATTCAGCTTTAGCTGAACTGTTTAGTCAAGATCAAATTGATATCATTCATAAGATTAGAATTCCTGCAACAGGCACTGATGCAATTAAATGGTCTTTAACAACATCTGGGCATTTTACAACCAAATCAACATATTCAGCTTTACTTAAGGCTCAATGTAACTCTTCACAGCAAGAGCAACGACAATGGCTTAGGGTTTGGCATTTGAATGTTTTTCCTAAATTTAAATTCTTCATTTGGAAGTGTCTTCATGATATATTGCCTTTCAAATCTTATTTATATAGATTTGGAGTTGTCTCTGACATGTTGTGTCCTCTATGTGGTTTGGCTGATAAAACTTTAGATCATCTTTTCTATCATTGTGATTTTGCCCGAGCAGTATGGTTTGATCTTTGCCCACAGGTGTTTTCTGCCCTTGCCTGTTTTCATAGCCTCAGATATTGGATAATGCATTGGTTTTCTTCTAAGCTTACCTCTGATTTAAATGATCTTTATAGAATTTATATTATAGTCATGTGGCAGATTTGGAAGGCTAGGTGCAAAGCCAGTTTTGAAAATGTGCAACAAAATCCTTTAATAGTTATACAACGTATTAACTCTCAGTTGCAATATCTGCAGCAAACTTCCATTTTTTACCAGCATTTAGCAAAAACTTCCTGTACTGTTCCAACTAATTTGAATCGTTTTCTTTTGAAGGCTAAAGATTTGGCTCAACTTAGTGATTATTCACTAATTTTCGGGGATGCTTCTATGAGAAATTCCTCCTTTATTGCAGGTTGTGGAGCTGTCTGGTATAAACCCAACGGAATCTTTGAAAAAGCAAAATGTTGGACCATTAATGCATCTTCGGTGATCGCTGCTGAAGCACAGGCCATCACTCATGCTATGGAGTGGGCTCAGCAAAAACAACTGCAGCGTATCATTGTCGTCTCTGACAACCAAGCTCTGGTGAATGCTATAAATGGTGCAGCATGTTACATTTGTTGGACCCACATTTCCTATGTAACTAATTGTAAAAATGACATGTCGTCTTTTCATAGTCCGTATTGTAAATATGTCCCTAGGAAACTTAATAGAGCAGCAGATGCTCTGGCTAGGTTAGCTCGGAAGTCTAATGTAATTAAAGAATGGGAATTGCAGCCTCCTAACACTATATCACTATTCCCCTTTTGTAACTTTTAA
- the LOC113349178 gene encoding uncharacterized protein LOC113349178: MALASMLKLPVIDATPTSFANFGQVIEASPDGEGFGPRDAQLDLSRGIPRFYILHLENRPLKFTRITHHASVTQCLGSIGGHNWYLGVAKASIVNPNEDDGKKIVQSKSGHSYVPPHTDDVRVFRISGPKFVKLHIGTWHAGPLFKGDAMDFYNLELTNTNVVDHTTHDFEKEDGVIFSFDD; the protein is encoded by the exons ATGGCCTTAGCATCCATGTTGAAGCTACCTGTGATCGATGCAACACCAACCAGTTTCGCAAATTTTGGTCAAGTAATCGAGGCATCTCCTGATGGCGAAGGATTTGGGCCTCGAGATGCCCAATTAGACCTCAGTCGTGGAATTCCAAG GTTCTATATATTGCATCTGGAAAATAGACCACTTAAGTTTACTAGAATTACTCATCATGCTAGTGTTACTCAATGtcttggttcaattggtggtcaTAATTGGTATCTTGGAGTTGCTAAAGCTTctattgtaaaccctaatgaagaCGATGGAAAGAAAATTGTGCAGTCAAAATCTGGTCATTCTTATGTTCCTCCTCATACTGATGATGTTCGGGTTTTCCGTATTTCGGGTCCAAAGTTTGTGAAACTTCATATTGGGACATGGCATGCTGGACCATTGTTCAAAGGGGATGCTATGGATTTCTACAATCTTGAGCTCACCAATACTAAT GTAGTGGATCACACAACACATGACTTCGAGAAAGAAGATGGAGTGATCTTTTCATTTGATGATTAG
- the LOC113351991 gene encoding uncharacterized protein LOC113351991 has product MQYIQKSFAYPNYWIRSSVGLSGGLCVLWKDGFHIEIIQEERNLVSFLLQTDASVGKWMLTCIYGAIYDHDNSIQRSSVQNLAHEYNLSCLLLGDLNTTLDASEKQGGTSSHDQKHVYASQIIRDLGFTDVMYSGDPFTWSNHTSGEQLIRVRLDRALVNNECFATAHLSHLLPVGSDHALIMLSTDSVSYHVNKPFRLFEYWLAHTECKNVIAAAWNAHDSLLDLGGISCRLDNTQYALLDWSKSTFGSIQGKIKFIKNKMHCLFHAIANFRRRTNHIASLQSSLAVWCKERDQLEALINSHFQHITTSSNPLRDSGMLDLISPCITASDNEQLLKLPDLEEIKATVAQLPSWKAPGPDGFQTGFYKFCWDVVESEVVDVVQQFFRIQHFDPKLNFAFQTLIPKVECPSTPSDFRPISLCNSIYKIISKIMVNRMKPIIAKIISVHHFVPGRCIQDNIIIAHELLDTMKKKKDRTGDVAVKIDMSKAFDRMEWSFVRDIFHRLGFAEN; this is encoded by the exons ATGCAATACATTCAAAAGTCTTTTGCTTATCCAAATTACTGGATTCGGAGTTCGGTAGGTTTATCAGGAGGACTTTGTGTTTTATGGAAAGATGGTTTCCATATTGAAATTATCCAAGAGGAAAGAAACTTAGTTTCTTTTCTTCTGCAGACTGATGCATCTGTTGGGAAATGGATGTTAACTTGTATCTATGGAGCTATTTATGATCACGATAATTCCATTCAGAGGTCATCTGTTCAGAATCTAGCCCATGAGTATAATTTGTCGTGTCTCCTTTTAGGAGACTTAAATACAACGTTAGATGCTTCTGAAAAACAGGGTGGAACTAGTTCTCATGACCAAAAACATGTTTATGCTTCACAGATAATTAGAGATTTAGGTTTCACGGATGTTATGTATAGTGGTGATCCTTTTACTTGGTCGAATCATACAAGTGGTGAACAGCTTATTCGTGTTCGTCTCGATAGAGCTTTAGTGAATAATGAATGTTTTGCAACTGCTCATTTATCTCATTTACTACCTGTTGGATCTGATCATGCTCTGATTATGTTGTCCACTGACTCTGTTTCCTATCATGTTAACAAGCCTTTTAGATTATTTGAATACTGGTTAGCTCACACAGAATGTAAAAATGTTATTGCTGCTGCATGGAATGCTCATGATTCTCTTCTAGATTTAGGTGGAATCTCATGTAGACTAGACAATACACAATATGCTCTACTAGATTGGAGTAAGAGTACTTTTGGTAGTATTCAGGGTAAAATTAAGTTTATAAAGAATAAGATGCATTGTCTG TTTCATGCTATAGCAAATTTTCGTAGGAGGACAAATCATATTGCTTCACTACAAAGTTCTTTAGCGGTATGGTGTAAGGAAAGAGATCAGTTAGAGgctcttataaatagtcattttcaGCATATTACAACATCATCCAATCCCCTAAGAGACTCTGGTATGCTTGATCTCATTTCTCCATGCATTACTGCTTCAGATAATGAACAACTGTTAAAACTACCAGATCTAGAAGAAATAAAGGCTACTGTTGCTCAGCTTCCATCTTGGAAAGCTCCGGGACCTGATGGGTTCCAAACTGGATTTTATAAATTTTGTTGGGACGTGGTTGAATCAGAAGTAGTTGATGTGGTACAACAGTTCTTtagaattcaacattttgatcctAAGTTAAATTTTGCTTTTCAGACATTGATTCCTAAGGTGGAATGTCCTTCCACTCCTTCGGATTTTCGTCCTATCAGCTTATGCAATTCTATTTATAAGATAATCTCTAAAATTATGGTTAATCGTATGAAGCCCATCATTGCTAAGATCATTTCTGTCCACCATTTTGTTCCAGGTAGATGTATCCAAGATAACATAATTATTGCACATGAACTACTGGAcactatgaaaaagaaaaaggataggACAGGAGATGTGGCTGTTAAAATAGATATGTCTAAGGCGTTTGACCGTATGGAGTGGTCTTTTGTTAGAGATATTTTTCACCGATTAGGTTTTGCTGAGAACTAG